From the Vibrio ziniensis genome, the window TGCATCACTTAAAGAAGTGATGGCTAAAGCATCGCCCCTACGCTCCGGAGATCAACTGGCAGGCGTTGCTGCATCTTCTGCAGAAGAAAGGGTGGTAGCACAGATGGTACTAGCCGACTTGCCATTGAAGACCTTCCTACAAGATCTGCTAATCCCGTATGAGAAAGACGAGATCACTCGACTCATTATTGATGAACACGATGCACAAGCATTTCTGGAAATTGCTCATTTAACCGTTGGAGATTTTCGAAACTGGCTGTTGCAGGAATCGACAACCTCTGTGGAAATTTCTCGTGTCAGTAAAGGCATCACGCCTGAAATGGCAGCGGCTGTTAGCAAAATAATGCGCAACCAAGACCTCATATTAGTTGCCAAAAAATGCCAAGTAATCACGGCATTTCGTAACACTATCGGCCTACCGGGTCGTCTTTCTACTCGTTTGCAACCTAACCACCCTACCGATGATGTCAGCGGCATAGCGGCATCAATGTTCGACGGTTTAATGTACGGTAATGGTGATGCCGTTATTGGTATCAACCCAGCCACAGACAGTGTTAGCCAAGCCACAAAGCTAATGAAGCTCATGGATGAAGTCATCCAACACTACGACATCCCAACCCAAAGCTGTGTGCTAACCCATGTGACCAACACCATAGAGTGCATTGAAAAAGGCGCTCCAGTGGACTTAGTTTTCCAGTCTATAGGCGGTACAGAAGCGACCAACCAAGGTTTTGGGGTCAATATCAATGTACTTGCAGAAGCGTACGATGCAGCCCAGAGTCTGAAACGCGGCACGGTCGGTAATAACGTCATGTACTTTGAAACTGGTCAAGGCAGCGCCCTTTCTGCAAATGGTCACCACAATGTCGATCAGCAAACCTGTGAAGCACGGGCTTACGCTCTCGCTCGCAAATTTAAGCCGTTGCTCGTAAACACTGTGGTGGGATTTATTGGCCCTGAATACTTGTTTGATGGAAAACAGATCACCCGAGCAGGACTTGAAGATCACTTCTGCGGCAAGCTGCTGGGATTACCTATGGGCTGTGATATTTGCTACACCAACCACGCCTACGCAGATCAAAACGACATGGACAACCTACTGACACTGCTTGGCGTAGCCGAATGCTCATTCATCATGGGCATTCCGGGTTCTGATGACATTATGCTGAACTATCAAACCACCTCTTTCCATGATGCTTTGTATGCGCGCCAAGTGCTGGGTTTGAAACCAGCGCCAGAATTTGAAGCTTGGTTAAAACGTATGGAGATTTTCAGCCAAGATAATCAGTCTCAGTTAGCAAATAATCTTTCACCACACTTCCAAACACCACTAGGTTTAGTTAAGGAGTCACGATGAGCAATGTCGTTGAACTGAATCAACTGGTTCATCAAGATCCATGGAATAAGCTCCGCCAATTCACGCAGGCTCGTATTGGTATTGGACGTGTCGGAACAAGTATCCCAACAGAAGAGTTACTGCGTTTTCAGCTCTCACACGCTCAAGCAATCGATGCAGTGCATGTGCCGCTCGACGAACAAAAGTTGGTTGCCGACCTCGCAGACAATGCTTCGTTATCTAACTACTTGCCTGCTTTCTCTTTGCATAGCCAAGCCACTGACAGGCTGACGTATCTGCAACGACCAGATTTAGGCCGTAAGCTGGATGAAATGTCCATTGATACACTCAAAAAGCACAGTGACCAAACGCCGACACCTTATGACTTAGCGATAGTAATTGCTGATGGTCTTTCATCCTATGCCATCAACCACCACGCCGCACCATTCTTGGATGCATTGGTGTCACAGCTCGCACAGGATACCAAACACGAATGGAATATTGCGCCTTTATGCATAGTTCACCAAGGGCGAGTCGCTGTAGGTGACGATGTTGGCGAATCTATTAATGCCAAAGAAGTATTGGTGCTGGTAGGAGAAAGACCGGGACTCAGTTCACCGGACAGCTTAGGACTCTATCTGACATGGAATCCGCACCGAGGAAAAGAAGACTCACTTAGAAACTGCATTTCAAACGTGCGCCCTGAAGGATTGCCATACCAAGCAGCGGCTCATAAGTGTTTCTATCTGTTGTCTGAATCTCGCCAACTCAAATTGACAGGCGTGGGATTGAAAGATCGCTCCGACGATTCCCTGCTTGAACAAAAATCAAACGCACAATTTTTTTCACTAACCACTTTTAAATAACCATTTTTTAATCACCAAGGATTTTTAGGGATTGCTGTATGGAAAACAACAAAACAGGTCTAAAACGGACTTTAGGAAAATTTCAGTTATGGGGCATCGCTGTTGGCCTCGTAATTTCTGGAGAATACTTCGGTTGGAGCTACGGATGGTCACAGGCGGGCACACTAGGCTTCCTGATCACAACCATCATCATTGCTACCATGTACACTGCGTTTATTTTTAGCTTTACTGAGCTATCCACTTCAATTCCACACGCGGGTGGACCATTTGCGTATGCTTACCGTGCTTTTGGTCCTGTAGGTGGCTATATTGCAGGTTTCGCAACTTTAGTAGAGTTTGTCTTCGCCCCACCAGCCATTGCTATGGCAATCGGTGCTTACTTGAATGTTCAGTTCCCTACTCTCGACCCTAAACTGGTCGCAGTGGTGGCTTACATTATCTTCATGGGTCTCAATTTGGTTGGCGTTAGCATTGCGGCTACTTTTGAATTGTGTGTCACCATTCTTGCTATCGTGGAACTACTCGTATTTATGGGTGTTGTGTCTCCTGGTTTCTCATTTGCAAACTTTGCTGCAAATGGTTGGGCTGGTAGTGATGTGTTCTCTGGTGAAGCAATGTCAGGGATCTTCGCAGCAATTCCTTTTGCTATTTGGTTCTTCCTAGCAATTGAAGGCGCTTCAATGGCAGCAGAAGAAGCGAAAGATCCGCAACGTACCATTCCAATCGCATTTGTTTCAGGTATTCTAACGCTGGTTGTTCTAGCGGTTGGCGTTATGTTCTTTGCAGGTGGCGCAGGTGACTGGCGTGAACTTTCAAACATCAACGATCCACTGCCTCAAGCAATGAAGATGATTGTCGGTGAATCCAGTGGTTGGCTACATATGCTGGTATGGCTAGGTCTGTTTGGTCTGATTGCATCTTTCCACGGCATCATCATGGGTTACTCTCGCCAGATTTTTGCCCTATCACGCGCCGGTTTCTTACCTAAGTCACTATCTCAAGTAAACCAACGTTTCCAAACCCCACACTGGGCAATCATTTCTGGTGGTGTTGTCGGTATCGCGGCGATTTTTTCAGACAATCTGATTGTGATTGGCGGTCAGCCGCTCACAGCAAACATCGTAACGATGGCGGTATTTGGTGCGATTGTTATGTACATCATTTCAATGCTTGCACTATTCAAGCTGCGCTCAACTGAACCAACTTTAGAGCGTCCGTTCCGTGCACCGCTTTACCCATACGCACCTGCAGTTGCACTTGTGTTAGCCGTATTAGCACTGGTTGCTATGGTTTACTACAACTTCCTGCTAACGCTTATTTTTGTCGGTTTGTTTGCTCTTGGTTTCGTGTACTTCAAAGCGACACATCAACAAGATGCCGACAAAGAAGGCAACGATGTACTGTTAGTTGCTCAAGTAGGCGAATCGATGTAAATCTTTCAATAGCTGAAATGAACAAAGGGCATCTCTATGGATGCCCTTTTTGTATTCTTACTTTGCTATTAACAGCTGCTGTTCAACGTAAACCGTGAAGAAATTCAGCGCGCGTTGCTGGGTTTGATTTAAAAATCCCCCCCAATGCCGTTGTTGTCGTTACGCTGGTCGCGTCCATGACACCACGAGATTTTACGCAGTAATGTGTAGCATCAATTGTAACCGCCACATCGTCTGACTCTAGTAGAGCTTGCAGAGCAACCAGAATTTGCTGCGTCATACGCTCTTGAACTTGAGGACGCTGAGCAAAGAAGCGAACAATACGGTTGATCTTTGACAGACCAATAATTTTGCCACGCGGGATATAAGCAACCGCAGCTTTTCCATCGATAGTGACTAAGTGATGCTCACAAGTGCTGGTAACAGTGATGTCTTTCACTTTCACCATTTCACTTACTTTCATCTTGTTTTCAATCACAGTGATTTTTGGAAAATTAGCGTAATCCAGCCCAGAGAATATCTCATCCACATACATTTTCGCAATACGATGTGGCGTTTCTTCAAGACTATCATCGGTCAGATCAAGGCCAAGTAAATTGAGGATTTCACGCATGTGATTCTCAATCTTTTCTTTCTTCTCTTCACGACTCACCGTATTTGGTTGCATTGGCGTTTCCAAACCACGGCGCTCTAGCGCATCTTTTACTAACTTTGCTGATTCGCTAAGACCTGATGACATTCACATTCCTCTTACTTTACCCCTTTCGGATGGCTGACAAGGATACTCGGATTCTTACATAATTACACCCCTATTTTATAGGTGGAAATATTGCCGCCTATCTGTCAAAACGCCCAATGCCGCTATCCCTAAAAAGGGCATAGGCAAATAGCTCTACTATGTTAGAGTATCCGCAAATAAAAAAGACAACAGGAATAAAGAATGGGCTGCTGTGATGCTCCGGGCTTAATGCCTCTTGAAGAAGCTTTAGAAAAAATGCTGGCAGGCATTAAACCAATCCAATCAACACTTCAACTCCCGCTCGCAGAGGCCATTGGCTTTGTACTTGCAGAAGACATTCTATCCCCTATCAACGTTCCAC encodes:
- a CDS encoding ethanolamine ammonia-lyase subunit EutB, with amino-acid sequence MGPNYRYQLGSQTYQFASLKEVMAKASPLRSGDQLAGVAASSAEERVVAQMVLADLPLKTFLQDLLIPYEKDEITRLIIDEHDAQAFLEIAHLTVGDFRNWLLQESTTSVEISRVSKGITPEMAAAVSKIMRNQDLILVAKKCQVITAFRNTIGLPGRLSTRLQPNHPTDDVSGIAASMFDGLMYGNGDAVIGINPATDSVSQATKLMKLMDEVIQHYDIPTQSCVLTHVTNTIECIEKGAPVDLVFQSIGGTEATNQGFGVNINVLAEAYDAAQSLKRGTVGNNVMYFETGQGSALSANGHHNVDQQTCEARAYALARKFKPLLVNTVVGFIGPEYLFDGKQITRAGLEDHFCGKLLGLPMGCDICYTNHAYADQNDMDNLLTLLGVAECSFIMGIPGSDDIMLNYQTTSFHDALYARQVLGLKPAPEFEAWLKRMEIFSQDNQSQLANNLSPHFQTPLGLVKESR
- the eutC gene encoding ethanolamine ammonia-lyase subunit EutC; its protein translation is MSNVVELNQLVHQDPWNKLRQFTQARIGIGRVGTSIPTEELLRFQLSHAQAIDAVHVPLDEQKLVADLADNASLSNYLPAFSLHSQATDRLTYLQRPDLGRKLDEMSIDTLKKHSDQTPTPYDLAIVIADGLSSYAINHHAAPFLDALVSQLAQDTKHEWNIAPLCIVHQGRVAVGDDVGESINAKEVLVLVGERPGLSSPDSLGLYLTWNPHRGKEDSLRNCISNVRPEGLPYQAAAHKCFYLLSESRQLKLTGVGLKDRSDDSLLEQKSNAQFFSLTTFK
- the eat gene encoding ethanolamine permease, whose amino-acid sequence is MENNKTGLKRTLGKFQLWGIAVGLVISGEYFGWSYGWSQAGTLGFLITTIIIATMYTAFIFSFTELSTSIPHAGGPFAYAYRAFGPVGGYIAGFATLVEFVFAPPAIAMAIGAYLNVQFPTLDPKLVAVVAYIIFMGLNLVGVSIAATFELCVTILAIVELLVFMGVVSPGFSFANFAANGWAGSDVFSGEAMSGIFAAIPFAIWFFLAIEGASMAAEEAKDPQRTIPIAFVSGILTLVVLAVGVMFFAGGAGDWRELSNINDPLPQAMKMIVGESSGWLHMLVWLGLFGLIASFHGIIMGYSRQIFALSRAGFLPKSLSQVNQRFQTPHWAIISGGVVGIAAIFSDNLIVIGGQPLTANIVTMAVFGAIVMYIISMLALFKLRSTEPTLERPFRAPLYPYAPAVALVLAVLALVAMVYYNFLLTLIFVGLFALGFVYFKATHQQDADKEGNDVLLVAQVGESM
- the folE gene encoding GTP cyclohydrolase I FolE, which codes for MSSGLSESAKLVKDALERRGLETPMQPNTVSREEKKEKIENHMREILNLLGLDLTDDSLEETPHRIAKMYVDEIFSGLDYANFPKITVIENKMKVSEMVKVKDITVTSTCEHHLVTIDGKAAVAYIPRGKIIGLSKINRIVRFFAQRPQVQERMTQQILVALQALLESDDVAVTIDATHYCVKSRGVMDATSVTTTTALGGIFKSNPATRAEFLHGLR